The Seleniivibrio woodruffii genome window below encodes:
- the ispH gene encoding 4-hydroxy-3-methylbut-2-enyl diphosphate reductase, protein MEIIIADHAGFCFGVERAVGLVEETSRKHTGVYTLGPIIHNPQIVRKFAEQGVGVCEDTDNFSNENTVVIRSHGVPKQTYGDLSEKSVNVVDATCPFVKKAQNSAQKLGQGGASVVVYGENNHPEVQSIVSFIDSEYFIVSGEAEANALPFREQYALIAQTTQNSESFDKIAEILKTKCSGLTVSNTICNATNLRQAAAISLAGQVDTMLVIGGKNSGNTTRLYEICKGICPRTMHIETKDELCKELFKDSRKVGITAGASTPGYLVDEVIEFLKEVTNEQD, encoded by the coding sequence GTGGAAATAATAATAGCTGACCATGCCGGATTCTGTTTCGGTGTGGAAAGAGCCGTGGGTCTGGTGGAGGAGACATCCAGAAAACACACGGGTGTTTATACCCTAGGGCCTATCATTCACAACCCGCAGATAGTCAGAAAATTCGCCGAACAGGGTGTCGGCGTATGCGAAGACACAGATAACTTCAGCAATGAAAACACGGTTGTCATACGCTCCCATGGCGTTCCAAAGCAAACATACGGCGACTTAAGCGAAAAATCGGTCAATGTGGTAGATGCCACATGCCCTTTCGTGAAAAAAGCGCAGAATTCCGCACAGAAGCTCGGACAGGGCGGCGCCAGTGTGGTAGTCTACGGGGAGAACAATCACCCCGAAGTACAAAGCATTGTCAGCTTTATAGATTCAGAATATTTCATAGTTTCCGGAGAAGCGGAGGCAAATGCTCTTCCCTTCCGTGAGCAATATGCGCTCATAGCGCAGACAACTCAGAATTCGGAATCATTTGACAAAATTGCAGAAATACTTAAAACTAAATGCAGCGGTCTCACCGTCAGCAATACGATATGCAACGCAACAAATCTCAGGCAGGCAGCGGCCATCAGTCTCGCAGGACAGGTGGACACAATGCTGGTCATCGGCGGAAAAAACAGCGGGAACACCACCCGTCTTTATGAAATCTGCAAAGGGATATGCCCCAGAACCATGCATATTGAAACGAAGGATGAGCTCTGCAAAGAGTTGTTCAAAGACAGCCGGAAGGTTGGCATCACTGCGGGAGCCAGTACCCCCGGTTATCTGGTGGACGAAGTAATAGAATTTTTAAAAGAGGTCACTAATGAGCAGGATTAA
- the cmk gene encoding (d)CMP kinase, producing the protein MKIAVDGPAGSGKSTVSKVVAKNLGITYLDSGALYRACAYIGTVTGKDGAELVEAVSHAELEFDTAGKLFLTLNGKTEDISTVIRTPEIAAKVSAVAAMEDIRTLVTDKLRKMASKTSVIMDGRDIGTHVFPDAEYKFFLVASPRERARRRMKDFEAMGFNKTIDDIEAEIIKRDKQDSEREHAPLKKAADALEIDTTNLTIEQVISIITETASNK; encoded by the coding sequence ATGAAGATAGCAGTGGACGGACCCGCAGGAAGCGGCAAAAGCACCGTCAGCAAGGTTGTTGCGAAAAACCTAGGGATAACATATCTGGATTCAGGCGCACTCTACAGAGCCTGCGCATACATAGGCACAGTAACAGGAAAAGACGGTGCGGAACTTGTTGAGGCCGTTTCCCATGCGGAGCTTGAGTTCGACACCGCAGGAAAACTCTTTCTCACTCTGAACGGCAAAACCGAGGACATCTCTACTGTGATAAGAACACCCGAAATAGCCGCAAAGGTAAGCGCCGTTGCCGCCATGGAGGATATCCGCACGCTGGTAACCGACAAACTGCGCAAGATGGCCTCAAAAACATCCGTCATAATGGACGGACGTGATATAGGCACACACGTTTTTCCCGATGCCGAATACAAATTCTTTCTTGTGGCCTCTCCCCGTGAGCGGGCAAGGCGCAGAATGAAGGATTTCGAGGCTATGGGGTTCAATAAAACCATTGACGATATCGAGGCGGAAATCATAAAGAGGGACAAACAGGACTCCGAAAGGGAGCATGCGCCTTTGAAAAAGGCGGCCGATGCCCTCGAAATCGACACAACTAACTTGACAATAGAGCAAGTTATATCAATAATAACCGAGACAGCTTCCAACAAATAA
- the aroA gene encoding 3-phosphoshikimate 1-carboxyvinyltransferase, which produces MTAFKQVKSLKGTVRVPSDKSISHRSFMFLSMAKGRGRIIDPLLSADTKATMAAMQAMGVTFEETVNGFVVTSQGYKDFKEPENVIDCMNSGTTARLLTGVYAPSGKYIVLTGDASLRRRPMDRVIIPLSQMGAKFAARDNGRCLPLTIMPSKLHSADIIAETKSAQVKSAILLAGVQAEGITTYTEKAVTRNHTEIMLSALGAKITTEGLKITVEGAAELNAIDIVVPGDFSSAAFFLGAALMFEGSELMLENVGLNPTRSGMLKILDDMGVKYTIENERGGAEKLGDIIISSQSFSGCTVEGDIIPNIIDELPMIATLGLFADSPVTIRNAKELRVKESDRIAATLYNLNALGAETEEYEDGMKVYPIKNINTKAALKSFEDHRIAMVAIMLAKRFGGEITVDNIECVDVSFPTFMETFKSLED; this is translated from the coding sequence ATGACCGCATTCAAACAGGTTAAAAGCCTCAAAGGTACTGTCCGTGTTCCCTCGGACAAGTCCATCAGCCATCGCTCGTTCATGTTCCTTTCAATGGCAAAGGGAAGGGGGCGTATCATAGATCCGCTTCTGTCCGCCGACACAAAGGCAACAATGGCGGCCATGCAAGCTATGGGTGTCACCTTTGAGGAGACTGTAAACGGTTTCGTGGTGACATCTCAGGGCTATAAAGACTTTAAGGAACCTGAAAACGTTATCGACTGTATGAACTCCGGAACAACTGCAAGACTTCTGACAGGGGTCTATGCACCATCCGGCAAATATATCGTTCTGACAGGTGACGCATCACTGCGCCGCCGCCCCATGGACAGGGTGATAATCCCTCTGTCACAGATGGGCGCAAAGTTTGCGGCAAGGGACAACGGCAGATGCCTGCCCCTCACCATCATGCCTTCAAAGCTCCATTCGGCAGATATCATCGCCGAAACAAAGAGCGCACAGGTGAAGAGTGCAATTCTTCTGGCTGGCGTTCAGGCGGAGGGCATCACAACCTACACCGAAAAAGCAGTCACCAGAAACCACACGGAGATAATGCTTTCGGCACTGGGTGCGAAGATAACCACCGAAGGGCTTAAAATAACCGTTGAGGGTGCGGCGGAACTGAACGCAATCGACATTGTTGTTCCAGGCGACTTCTCCTCTGCGGCTTTCTTTCTCGGTGCGGCTCTCATGTTCGAAGGCTCGGAACTGATGCTTGAAAACGTCGGGCTTAACCCCACCAGAAGCGGAATGCTCAAGATTCTGGACGATATGGGCGTTAAATACACCATCGAAAACGAAAGGGGCGGAGCAGAAAAGCTAGGGGATATCATAATCTCCTCACAGTCTTTCAGCGGATGTACAGTTGAAGGGGACATAATCCCCAACATAATAGACGAACTCCCCATGATAGCCACTCTGGGACTTTTTGCCGACAGCCCCGTGACCATCCGCAATGCAAAGGAACTTAGGGTTAAGGAGAGCGACCGGATCGCCGCAACACTTTACAACCTCAACGCTCTGGGAGCGGAGACCGAGGAGTACGAAGACGGCATGAAAGTCTATCCCATTAAAAACATAAACACCAAAGCCGCTTTAAAATCATTCGAAGACCACAGGATCGCCATGGTGGCCATTATGCTTGCCAAGCGTTTCGGCGGTGAAATCACTGTGGACAACATAGAGTGTGTCGATGTATCATTCCCCACGTTTATGGAGACCTTTAAAAGTCTGGAGGATTGA